TGTTTTGGATGTACAATTCCAATAAATAACATTATTAATGTATTCAATAGGAAAAGAATAGCCATAATATGAAGAAAATGTGGATAGGCTTCTGCTTTTACTATAGTTTCATTAAAAATTTCACCTGAGGCTTTAGCCCTTTCTAATGCAGATTTTATAAAGCTTGGACGTAGTATGAACTCACTTATTATATACAATAGAGAACCAGTTATCAATCCAATTTTAGCTGCTATTGCAGGTACTCGTTTGGTAACAAATCCAACAAAAATTATAGTTAAAATAGGTATACTATATACGCCGTTTACTTGTTGTAAATAAGCAAATATACTTTTTAGGCTTGATAAAAAAGGAGCAATAAACATTGCTATGATAGCTAAAATAATTCCAAAAGATTTACCATATTTCACCACTTCTTTTTCATTAGCTTTGGGTTCTAAATGTTCTTTGTAAATATCAATACCAAACAAAGTAACAGAACTATTTAGCACACTGTTAAATGAACTTAAGATAGCTCCGAATAAAACGGCAGCAAAAAAACCAATAAATTCTTTAGGCAAAACACGTTTTACTAAAGCCCCATAAGCTTCATCTGAAGCCCCAACATTCAACATTCCTTGTGATGACATATAATATGCTACAACTCCTGGTAGAACAACTATTAGCGGACCTAGTATTTTTATGAAAGCTCCTAATAACAAACCTTTCTGACCTTCTTTTAAGTTCTTTGCTCCCAAAGCTCTTTGAATTATTTGTTGGTTTGTACCCCAATAAAAAATTTGTACAAGCATCATTCCTGTAAAAATTGTCATAAAAGGAACAGAAGCAGAAGAACTACCAATAGCATTAAAATGATTCGGTATTTGATTTTGTAAAATTTGTATTCCGTTTACTAAATTATTCTCACCTATATACAACAAACCAAAAACAGGAATTAAAATTCCACCAATTAATAAACCAATCGCATTAATTGCGTCTGAGACTGCAACTGCTTTTAAACCTCCAAATACTGCGTAAATAGAACCTATAATTCCAATTGACCAAACACAAATCCACAAAGCAACTTCTTTAGAAACCCCCAATAATGAAGGAATATCAAACATTCCACTAATAGCTAAAGAACCCGAATATAAAATAGTAGGTAATAAAACTATAGCATAACCACTCAAAAATAAAATAGAAGTCAATGTTTTAGTTGTGGTATCAAAACGTTCTGCTAAAAATTGTGGAATAGTAATTAATCCACTTTTTAAATACCTTGGCAATAAAAAAATAGCTGTTACTACCATAGCAATAGCTGCTAAAGTTTCCCAAGCCATAACTAAAATACCTTCTGAAAAAGCAGCTCCGTTTAATCCTACTATTTGTTCAGTAGATAAATTAGTTAGTAGTAATGAACCTGCAATTACACCTGCTGTTAAACTTCTACCACCTAAAAAATAGCCTTCTGATGTATTCTCATTAGTTTTACGAGTAGCACTCCACGAAATAACTGCAACTAGTATCGTAAATCCTACAAACGATATTATTCCTATCATAAATTTGGTTGTTAAATTTTACAATTTAACATTATTTCTTTTCATTTAAATCAATAATTAAGTTTTAGAACAAATTACTTATCAATAGTTTAAAATAATATCAATATTGTTTAGAATACTATAGAATTTAAATCCATCTCCTTATCAATTTTATAATTTAAAACAATTGAAATTATGACTTTATTAAAAAAACATAGTCATATTCTTCAATTCCAAAATAAACAAGTTTACACGTATTTTTTTACTCCTTTTTACGTATTATTTTAAGTATTTATACGTAGTTTTATATTCAAAATCAATGAATATGAAACATATTATCGTTGTCGGAAATGGAATGGTTGGTTATAAATTTTGTGAAAAATTTACAGAACAAGCCACTTCAAAAGATTTTAAAATTACTGTTTTTGGAGAAGAACCAAGACCAGCTTATGATAGAGTTCATCTAAGTGAATATTTTGAAAATAAAGATGCAAAAGCACTTGAAATGGCTCCTATTGAATGGTATAATGATAATAATATTGATTTAATTACCAACACTAGAGTTAATAGTATTGACAAAGTTGCTAGAACTATTGAAACAATTCATGGTAAAGAATATAACTATGATTATTTAGTATTGGCTACTGGATCATCTCCTTTCGTTCCAAATATCAAAGGTGTAGAAAAAAACGGTGTTTTTGTATATCGTACTATTGAAGATTTAGAAGGGATGCTTGCCTATGCAGATCAATTAAACGCTGAAAAGCCAAATGCTAAAGCTGCAATATTAGGTGGTGGTTTATTAGGTTTAGAAGCTGGTAAAGCTGTTTTAGACATGGGATTAGAGCCTCACGTTGTTGAGTTTGCTCCTAAATTAATGCCAAGACAACTAGATCTTAGAAGTAGTAAAGTACTACAATTAAAACTAGAGTCTATTGGCTTACATATTCATTTAAGCAAAGCTACAAGCGAAATTTTAGGTGATGGAAAAATTACTGGAATGCAGTTTGGTGAAGACGATCGTTTAGATGTAGATATGCTTATTATTTCTGCAGGAATTCGTCCAAGAGATGAACTAGCTAAAACATGTAATTTAGAAACAGGAACTCGAGGTGGTATTATTGTTAATAACAAAATGCAAACTTCAGACCCAAATATTTATGCTATCGGAGAAGTTGCTTTATACAACCAAATGATTTACGGTTTAGTAGCTCCAGGTTATGATATGGCTACCATTGCTGTTGAACAAATTATTGGAACTTCAGCATCTGTTATGCAAGAAGATATTGATATGTCTACTAAATTAAAACTTATAGGTGTTGATGTTGCTAGTTTTGGTGAGCCTTTTATGCCTGCAGATAAAGGACATTCTATAATTTTTGAAAATAAAACTCAATTTTTATATAAGAGAATAAATATAAGTTTAGATGGTAAAAAATTACTAGGTGGTATTTTAGTTGGTGATGCTTCTGATTACAGTATGTTGCATCAGATATATTTAAACGGCATGGCAATTCCTGAAGATCCAGCACAATTAATTTTACCTGCTGGTGATGGAAATACTGCTTTTGGTGATGTAATGGATTTACCTGATGACGCTCAAATATGCTCTTGTGAAAGCGTTACAAAAGGTCAAATTTGTGGTGTGATAGAAAAAGGTGAAGCTACAGATTTAGCTGGAGTTGTAAGCTGTACAAAAGCCGGAACTGGTTGTGGTGGATGTAAACCTATGGTTAGTGATTTAACCAATGCTACTTTAAAATCTTTAGGAATTGAAGTGAAAGATTCAGTTTGTGAACATTTTGATTTAAACCGACAAGATTTATATAAAATCATTCAGGTTAAAGGCTATAAAACTTTCAATGAAGTATTAGATAA
This genomic stretch from Tenacibaculum jejuense harbors:
- a CDS encoding solute:sodium symporter family transporter; the encoded protein is MIGIISFVGFTILVAVISWSATRKTNENTSEGYFLGGRSLTAGVIAGSLLLTNLSTEQIVGLNGAAFSEGILVMAWETLAAIAMVVTAIFLLPRYLKSGLITIPQFLAERFDTTTKTLTSILFLSGYAIVLLPTILYSGSLAISGMFDIPSLLGVSKEVALWICVWSIGIIGSIYAVFGGLKAVAVSDAINAIGLLIGGILIPVFGLLYIGENNLVNGIQILQNQIPNHFNAIGSSSASVPFMTIFTGMMLVQIFYWGTNQQIIQRALGAKNLKEGQKGLLLGAFIKILGPLIVVLPGVVAYYMSSQGMLNVGASDEAYGALVKRVLPKEFIGFFAAVLFGAILSSFNSVLNSSVTLFGIDIYKEHLEPKANEKEVVKYGKSFGIILAIIAMFIAPFLSSLKSIFAYLQQVNGVYSIPILTIIFVGFVTKRVPAIAAKIGLITGSLLYIISEFILRPSFIKSALERAKASGEIFNETIVKAEAYPHFLHIMAILFLLNTLIMLFIGIVHPKQKAYEQKESKQVDVTPWRYTKLVGGCICITVILIYYYFS
- the nirB gene encoding nitrite reductase large subunit NirB — encoded protein: MKHIIVVGNGMVGYKFCEKFTEQATSKDFKITVFGEEPRPAYDRVHLSEYFENKDAKALEMAPIEWYNDNNIDLITNTRVNSIDKVARTIETIHGKEYNYDYLVLATGSSPFVPNIKGVEKNGVFVYRTIEDLEGMLAYADQLNAEKPNAKAAILGGGLLGLEAGKAVLDMGLEPHVVEFAPKLMPRQLDLRSSKVLQLKLESIGLHIHLSKATSEILGDGKITGMQFGEDDRLDVDMLIISAGIRPRDELAKTCNLETGTRGGIIVNNKMQTSDPNIYAIGEVALYNQMIYGLVAPGYDMATIAVEQIIGTSASVMQEDIDMSTKLKLIGVDVASFGEPFMPADKGHSIIFENKTQFLYKRINISLDGKKLLGGILVGDASDYSMLHQIYLNGMAIPEDPAQLILPAGDGNTAFGDVMDLPDDAQICSCESVTKGQICGVIEKGEATDLAGVVSCTKAGTGCGGCKPMVSDLTNATLKSLGIEVKDSVCEHFDLNRQDLYKIIQVKGYKTFNEVLDNHGNGGHGCEKCKPLVASLMATINADTANEEYAIQDSNDRFMANIQRNGTYSVVPRVPGGEITPDKLIALGQIAKKYDLYTKITGGVRVDLFGATLNQLPLIWKDLIGHGFESGHAYGKSLRTVKTCVGSTWCRYGMDESVSFGIELENRYRGIRAPHKIKGGVSGCIRECAEARGKDFGLIAVEGGWNLYVGGNGGANPRHAELFAEQIDNETVIKYLDRYLMFYMRTAKPLQRTAAWQERLEGGLDYLKEVIIDDKLGIAEDLEQEMQTLVNRFKCEWTQAINDPEMMKRFNHFVNSKEEDDNLVFVPMREQKMPEPWS